ACAAATGTGAAcatatctttaaataaaatatatatatatatacaaatgcCTTCAAGCTTTAAGTAGGATTGTATAAAATCACAAGACTATTAAACCCAACCAAAATGACACATCAGTCATATTCtaaatattatttcacattCTCACATGACACAGAAAAATTTAAGCTTCCCCCCAGAAGGTTAAACACCGATGTGTTCTTTCTCTGGCAGTAGTTTTTCCTTGGCTGAGTCCACTGGCGCTTTGTAAGAGTCCTTCTTCATTTCAAGACTTCTAACCCAAGTGTAAGCCGACGAGCCACCGAGAACCATCATGTTACTGGTCCACCACAGCAGGCTTTTGCTGGAAGAGTTGTACACCACGGCGATGACAGTCTGCACGCATGCCTTCGCCGTGCCCGAGACATTGTGCGTGAGAGGACTGGTGAACTTGATCTGGAGGCCTGTGACGTAGCCGATGGCGAAACCAAACACTCCCCCGATTGTCATCATGCCCCAGAAACCGAGGTCGGTGAGGCGGCTGAAGCCGGCGACGCGCGGCAGCTCGCCAAATATAACAATGAGCGGGAGGAAGAGGACGCAGGCGTTGATGTTGTTGTAGTAGGACAGTTTCCAAATGTTGCCGTCCACCGCGGGCATCACCTTCTTGGTGTAGATGGCGTTCATGGACACAAAAGCGCTGGCCAGGACTCCAAAAAAGACACCTGTCCACGAGAGGGAGCCTGCCAAGCCTTCCTGGTCCACGCCGAGCCAGAAACCACCTGAGGGGCATGAAAAAACATGCAGGACTGTGATATCACGCAGAGGAAAACAAGCTGTCACagctgagaaaaacacaacaatgactCCAAGTTTGGTCTACAAGAACTTAAGTGGCCTGCACAGAACGCTGATCTCAGGAATGAACAGGAATGTCAGGTTCTGTTGTCTCAGTCATGCAGCCAGTGATACCGGCTGCAGGCTTTTCCCAGAGGAGTAGAGGCTCCTATATCAGCGTGACAATGTGCATGAAATGAGAAATAGGTGCTCTGGTGTCCTGAATGCATGCAAGTTAGAAGTATGTGCATGAGTGCATATCTCATGCACATCCCAGCACTGTAAGACCTACACAGATCCTATTGTCTTAAGAAAGCCCACAACATCATAAGGGACACTTCACACCCTGGTCACCCCCTGTTTAAAATGCGATACAGAGCCATTGGTGCTAGAACAAATAgactcaaacacagtttttatccaactgcaataaaaacactgtgaatgctgcttaaaaaatgatgtgcacaatgttttaatgtttcacgttatgggtgtatgctccttttagcatatttagtatttattttgattttagcacatgtttaattttatttattttagtacattttaatgtgtcaggtattttttattcttatttattctagttattttaacactcactAGTCACTTTAATGCTAGGATTTCTATtgcactgactagaagcactttcaatctcgttgtacctgtgacaatgacaataaagatctattctattctatttctgcAAAATTCAACAATACTGTTGGTGCTAAAACATGCATTATTCACGCAAAACACAGGAAGAAACAAAGTCCACGTACCTAATATGACTCCACAGCATGCCAGGGCTCGATATGACGTGGTCTGCTTCAGGACAACATATGAGAAGAGCACGTTGAACACCGTGCTGAGTGAACGACCCACCGTGTAGAAGGCCACCCCGACATACTTGAGGCACAGGTTGTTGAAGGTGATCATGCAGATGAACACCACCGACAGCGGAAGCACCTCCCGGGCCGTCTTCAGGTCGAGTTTGACCGACGGGAAGTCGATGAGCTGCGGCGACAGTTTGGACAGCAGCTGCATGAGCCAGCACAGCCCGACGGTCACCACACACTGGTAGAAAGTGACGAACAGCGGCGCGTCCAGGTCTCGGTTGTCTAGGAGATAGTTGTTAAGGAACACCATCGTTATGGAGACGAACCAGTACAGAACGACCACCGCCGCTATCTTCACTGCCCGGACTATGAACGGCTCTCCACGGCCGTCCTGGTCCACCGTATCCGGGTCCGCTAGAGCCATCCTGAGGATGCTGGAGCGCTTCAGCTGAGTCCTGTTCATggttacagacagagaacaagTGTGTGCAGCATTTACAAGAGCTAATATGAAGCTACACACcggcacaaacaaacatgacgaCTGATTTCCGCCAGCGGCAACAACAGCGCGACTTCCTGTCGGtttctttcagaataaaagcatcttAAAACTTCATTGACCCCCTTTTTCAGTTAAATAATTCTTCTatctgtttcattgtttttgttctttattgttgAGTATTTTgtcccatttttatttttgtattttagataGATttagatagaagaagaagatatactttattaatccctcagtggggaaattcttttttcactctattttttttatttacatgcattttaacccggacacacacacacacacatgcagtacaacggcatagacatgcaaatgtggagagagatggtggagtgatgggcagccagctagaccagcgcccagtgagcagttggggggggatcggtgccttgctcaagggcacctcggcagtgcccaggaggtgaactagcacctctccagctaccagtccaccttccatatttttggtccatgtgggacttgaaccagccaccctccggttcccaagccaagtccctatggactgagctactgccgcccctatagatagacatacagacagacagacagacagacagactgacagactgactgactgacttacttacttacttacttactttatcccaagctgggaaattacagtgcagcagcagcacacacagtgacaatagacaacaacttaagaataaaaatataaagaacaaactatacgtgataaaatatcaaaatagcaatagtaaataaaatatattgtacaaaagtatatacagcaaattggcagtgttgatttggtgcaaagtaagaatggagttttttttagctcttattatacagtgtgatggcatgcggcaggaaagatttcctgtatctttGGGAgaagctgtctgtgtgtccactgtgtgatttgttttttaattgtctgatcttaaaagtgtaaaacatcattattatattattacattttatatataagaagaaaaagaagaagaaatactaCTATACTGTTTGCAAGAGTCATTCATCTGTAAATGAAGCTGACATTAGCCACCTTAGCTTGGCCTACTGTTAAACCAGAACACATAtttgaatataatttgaacattgCTCTGACAACAATAATgggtaatatactgtatgtgtaatgatgccaaatataaacataaaaaaaataaagttttttaattccctacttttattttgaaggagacGCTCAAACCAGAAGTCTTGTTAACCGTGACTGCTTCCTTGTTTGAACTCACTTTCTCCTTATTTAAAAAGATAGTGCCTCGGAATAAACACGTTCACCGATCAGGATACTGTCCATAAAATCCccattatataaataaatacataaataaataactcctGAACTCTCGTTAATCAAACTAGTTCACTCATTCAGGCCAACCACTGCATATAAAGTTTAGTTTATATGTAATATCACAACATACAAGTatcacattgttttttattgattgacaatatgaaacataaaaaaaaaattaaacgtTTTCATACCTTAAACCGTCGTGGACTGTCCTGCGTCTGGTGAATCCAGCAGGCAGGTTGGGTGCGTAATAAAGTCTCTGCCTTGCCTTACACACCCATCCAGGAAGCAGGATTTGTTTGACCTGCATTTCCTGTTACAGCCTTATGACacaatgcatgcatgcactgaATCATGCCAGGTGACACACACCAGCAGGTGAATGCAATACACAATGCagttaccaaaataaaatgcaatataACAAAGAGTTTAAAACTTTGACACCCTTTTAGATTAGATATGTTGGTATTGTTGGTATGGTACTGTACCTGAGGATCTCTGACTAAACTCTGGCTCATTGAAGAGAAGAACATCCTGACCTTTAAActccctttcacacacacacacacacacacacacacacacacacacacgcacacacacaccaaagaaaGGCAAATAAGAGAAATTACCTCCCATCAAACATTACATGTTTGAACAGCACATGCCTGTGGAAGCAAAAAGGATGCGAACAATGGGAATGACatcatggatgtgtgtgtttcaataaCAGGTGAGGTTACCATACCAGTTTTTCAAGTCTAATAGTCACACAGCCAAGCAGGTTTTCATTATTACCAGCATGtggatttgttttattttgtgtggaTCAGTCATTTTAGATAAGACTAAAGATTTGCTCATGCAGCCTGCATCGCCCTGAATTACAAGGCAGgacaacacacagactttaCGCAGCCATCTATTGCATCTTTTGCCCAGAAAGTGCAGGTCTACAGTTTGCATTCACCAAGGCAACAAGCCATCAGTGAAGCCATTATCTGAGATTTACTGTGTTAAGTGGATGGTAAAGTTGATTTCAGCTCCTTagtgtttgcatttgtttgcTCATAGAAAACAGAGGGAAATTCCCACACGTAAAATTCATCTCTGCAgtgcctttttatttatttttttaaagacatttcattatacatacataatgAAATGTGAACTATACATAATATAGGTCAACAAAAAAGGTGAATTAACAGgaatctttatttgttttctgtgggtGTTTTATGGGAATGTGGATTACTTACAGATCTATTTGAGGGTGCTTATGGTTTGCATGTTCCACATTTTATCATAAGTGTGCCATGCAGTGTGGGACActggtctggtcttggtcttgactcggtcTGACCCTGCctcggtcttggtcttgtctcggtctcgACCCCTCAAAGtgttggtcttgtcttggtctcgaTACACTGTGGTCTTGGccttgacttggtctcggtttaggtggtcttgactacaacactgcatGCAGGCGTATTTTATAGGTCaggctgttttttaaattccagTTGTCATAGgttttgatacatttattttaagtgcTAACCCCCAAAACAGTTCTTTGCAATGTTTGTTGTTATTCTCATTGACTGACCTTCAAGAttagggttttattttgaaagtaagATGATAATATCCTATGCATTATTCATAATTAGTTTGAATGAATTCTATAAAAAGCAAACGATTCAATTAAAGTAAACCTCAGTGTTAACTTTCAGGATAGTTGACCACACTTTCTGGGCACAGTTGGACAGTGTTTCTGAGGCACCTGCAACATCAGCCATGTGCTTTAATTAACCCATCATCTGTAACGAGATGTGCACTAATAAGCCCAATTCATACATTTGAACCAATTCTCATTTCTCAAAAATCCAAGTTACTTTTCAAGATGCTATAAAACTTGAATAgtgaaaaatcataaaaataccaACACAGTTTTCCCcttgtgtgttctttttatCATTCTACTGCACATAGACAGCAGCAGGCATTCACAATTCACTAACATTACTAATAATACTATTGTACTATAGCTTCAAGACACTAGGTGGCAGCAAATAATCAGCGCTGTTTATATGACCAGCTGCAGGATTATGACACCTATAACTCGTGCTAGGTACTGATcagcataaatatattttaaatagtgAATGAAACAGTACAGAATAGTATTTTTAACAAAGTGTACAGTGACCTCAAAAACACCGCCGCTGATCTTTTCTCATTCCTTTTCACATGCCTCAGAAAAGCGGTCCTTAATCAGGAACAATGTCAAAATGTAAGTCTATCCATGGGTCTCTTTAATgaatactgtctgtgtgtatacttagcattattgttttttatttgacggtgaagacagacataaaatgtGGTGAGAGACTTGGCTGACACGCAATAAAAGATCCCCTTTCGGATTGTGATTAATGGCATCTCAGACCACTAATCCCTAAGGAGGCCAGAGTTTAGAATATTTTCTTATCCCTTACACTACAGAACCATCTTCACCCATCTATTATATCAGCTACAGCTGCTGACTGCTTTAAAAgtgacattatgtaacttttctaccataaaataacagattttaaatcattttgatacCGCACTGACTTTTAATAAGATGAATGGTGCCTCTGCCGTTCCCACTCTGTGATCCACTTGATCTTGCACTATGTAACGTTGTGCTTGAGCTGGGAGAAGTACGCAAtgttttacagcactaagtcacacaccaccggCTACATGTCACTGATTTCgatgaaactggatcaaatTTTATGAGGAAATGTTTCATGGTTTCTCTCTGATGTCGGCTGTCTGCAATCCTGATAGACAGTCAAGGAGATGGTGTGaactgtagttgctgttagataatgtaaGCTCACTTAGTTTGCTgtgctgcccagactgtgagctcaaagcacTAGGAGAGTGTTAGTATTTACACTGGTACCACAgacgttttggaccaccgggaagagaTCGTTTTCATGCCTGAGGTTTGTGGGGGGGGGCCACAGGAATGGGCACCAGAACTGTACCTGGATGAGTGggcaagagtaaatctgagactgGTTTTTAGTCGTTGGTAAGAGATAGATATGTATAGATAGGCTAAGGATAGATGCTGGACTGTGATTCTCGGGATTCTGTAAAGAAAGTTAAACTTGCACTTCACTTTCCCATTTAGACCTCTTGTCAAAGA
The Larimichthys crocea isolate SSNF chromosome VIII, L_crocea_2.0, whole genome shotgun sequence genome window above contains:
- the slc35c1 gene encoding GDP-fucose transporter 1 is translated as MQVKQILLPGWVCKARQRLYYAPNLPAGFTRRRTVHDGLRTQLKRSSILRMALADPDTVDQDGRGEPFIVRAVKIAAVVVLYWFVSITMVFLNNYLLDNRDLDAPLFVTFYQCVVTVGLCWLMQLLSKLSPQLIDFPSVKLDLKTAREVLPLSVVFICMITFNNLCLKYVGVAFYTVGRSLSTVFNVLFSYVVLKQTTSYRALACCGVILGGFWLGVDQEGLAGSLSWTGVFFGVLASAFVSMNAIYTKKVMPAVDGNIWKLSYYNNINACVLFLPLIVIFGELPRVAGFSRLTDLGFWGMMTIGGVFGFAIGYVTGLQIKFTSPLTHNVSGTAKACVQTVIAVVYNSSSKSLLWWTSNMMVLGGSSAYTWVRSLEMKKDSYKAPVDSAKEKLLPEKEHIGV